The Geothermobacter ehrlichii genome includes the window GTCATGGAGCGCCACATCCCGGCCCGGGTCGAGGATGTGGTCGCCGTCGAGATCGAGGATTCGCCGGGGCAGCTGGCCGACATCCTCGAGCTGTTTCTCGATTCGCGGGTCAACGTCGAGTACATGTACGCCGTGGCCGGGGCGACGGCCGGCAAGGCGGTGATGATCTTCAGCTTCAGTGATGTCGACGCCGCCATCGAGATTTTGACCCGCAACGGCAGAAAACTGCTCGACGCCGAGTCG containing:
- a CDS encoding amino acid-binding protein — translated: MKLKQLSIPLENAPGRLHAVTRAMGDAGINLRANCICDSAHDFGVLRIVVSDLAAARAVVMERHIPARVEDVVAVEIEDSPGQLADILELFLDSRVNVEYMYAVAGATAGKAVMIFSFSDVDAAIEILTRNGRKLLDAESFGILEART